In one window of Frigoriglobus tundricola DNA:
- the aat gene encoding leucyl/phenylalanyl-tRNA--protein transferase produces the protein MSGIWGSRDVPWIPPELAEPDGFVGVGGDLSPRTLLRAYAEGVFPWFNEGDPILWWSPDPRGVIELQAPAGTPPEAAEYGGLHVSRRLARTIRSGKFRVTTNQCFETVMRACGDCRPEGTWVTEDMLAAYAELHRLGHAHSLETWAPAADGGDGPWELAGGTYGVCIGGLFAAESMFYRVTDGSKVALAALVARLRARGFALLDVQMKTDHTGRMGASEVPRTEYLKRLRRAVAMTGINFA, from the coding sequence ATGAGCGGCATCTGGGGGAGCCGTGACGTACCGTGGATTCCGCCCGAACTGGCGGAACCGGACGGCTTCGTCGGCGTGGGCGGCGACCTGTCGCCGCGCACCCTTTTGCGCGCGTACGCGGAGGGCGTGTTCCCGTGGTTCAACGAGGGCGACCCGATCCTGTGGTGGTCGCCGGACCCGCGCGGCGTGATCGAGTTACAGGCCCCGGCGGGCACCCCGCCGGAAGCGGCCGAGTACGGCGGGCTGCACGTGTCGCGGCGGCTGGCCCGGACCATCCGCTCCGGTAAGTTCCGGGTCACCACCAACCAGTGTTTCGAGACGGTGATGCGGGCGTGCGGCGACTGCCGGCCGGAGGGCACGTGGGTGACCGAGGACATGCTCGCCGCGTACGCGGAACTGCACCGCCTGGGCCACGCGCACAGCCTGGAGACGTGGGCGCCGGCGGCCGACGGCGGCGACGGACCCTGGGAACTCGCGGGCGGGACCTACGGGGTGTGTATCGGCGGCCTGTTCGCGGCGGAGTCGATGTTCTACCGCGTGACGGACGGGTCGAAGGTGGCGCTAGCGGCGCTCGTGGCGCGCCTCCGCGCCCGCGGCTTCGCTCTGTTGGACGTGCAGATGAAGACGGACCACACGGGCCGCATGGGCGCGAGCGAGGTGCCGCGGACGGAGTACCTGAAGCGCCTGCGCCGCGCCGTCGCGATGACCGGCATCAACTTCGCGTGA
- a CDS encoding SixA phosphatase family protein: MLLYLIRHAEAVELGSHGAARDFDRPLTPNGRDQARALAHAFVRLNLAVDAVVASPLVRAHQTAVELLTVWQPDGRAVTCDQLAPERLKPGKLSDFLAAVPGDRVAVVGHMPELGNYVEWLIGASEETVPLAKAAAACVSFKGDPAKAAGKLHWIVPPNWFM, from the coding sequence ATGCTCTTGTACCTGATCCGGCACGCCGAGGCCGTCGAGCTGGGCTCGCACGGTGCGGCCCGCGATTTCGACCGGCCCCTGACGCCCAATGGGCGCGATCAGGCCCGCGCCCTGGCGCACGCGTTCGTCCGCCTCAACCTGGCGGTGGACGCGGTCGTCGCCAGCCCCCTGGTTCGCGCGCACCAGACCGCGGTCGAGCTGCTGACCGTGTGGCAGCCGGACGGGCGGGCGGTGACGTGCGATCAGCTCGCCCCGGAGCGGCTGAAACCGGGAAAACTGTCCGATTTCCTGGCCGCGGTGCCGGGGGACCGCGTCGCCGTGGTCGGGCACATGCCGGAGCTGGGCAACTACGTCGAGTGGCTCATCGGCGCGTCAGAGGAAACCGTTCCGCTCGCCAAAGCAGCGGCGGCGTGCGTCTCGTTCAAGGGCGACCCGGCGAAGGCCGCGGGCAAGCTGCACTGGATCGTTCCCCCCAACTGGTTCATGTGA
- the typA gene encoding translational GTPase TypA — protein sequence MKRNDIRNVAVIAHVDHGKTTLVDQMLRQSGQFRSEELDKLVGGQHGLIMDSNDQERERGITILAKNCGIRIGDVKVNLIDTPGHADFGGEVERILKMADGAFVLVDAAEGPLPQTRFVLKKAFAAGLKPIVVINKIDRPDARITDVHALMFDLFIELGADDDTATFPVIYASGRAGVATTDLAVEPKDLRPLFDAILNNVPPPDVDQDAPLQMQVMALQYNEFVGKIAIGKIFAGKIRKNQKVSVVKQKDGTVFPDTVVQVLEFERLAKREVEELRAGDVCAVVGIDDADIGDTICEFDKAQALPPLTIDEPTLDMVFRVNDSPFAGQDGKPMTSRELRDRLEKELQHNVALRVKPGARESEFIVSGRGLLHLGVLLETIRREGGELAVGKPQVIVKEIDGHKHEPYEHLVVEVPNDHQNSVMRLVLERQGEFQRMESHRGITQVEFHIPARSLIGLRTRMLTATQGTAIMHHNFLNYRPLRSSAAGRATGVYISKETGKVTAYSAEDLTGNLFVSPQDSVYEGQIVGEHGRDNDMVVNVTRPKPLTNMRASGSDKAAVLKPALKFSMEMALEYIEDDELVEITPAAVRMRKLFLKEGDRKRQGRNQS from the coding sequence ATGAAGCGGAACGATATTCGGAACGTCGCCGTGATCGCCCACGTTGACCACGGCAAAACCACACTCGTGGATCAGATGCTGCGCCAGTCCGGCCAGTTCCGCTCGGAGGAACTGGACAAGCTGGTGGGGGGGCAGCACGGCCTCATCATGGACTCCAACGACCAGGAGCGCGAGCGCGGCATCACGATCCTGGCGAAGAACTGCGGCATCCGCATCGGCGACGTGAAGGTCAACCTGATCGACACGCCCGGGCACGCCGACTTCGGCGGCGAGGTCGAGCGCATCCTGAAAATGGCCGACGGCGCGTTCGTCCTGGTGGACGCGGCCGAGGGGCCGCTCCCGCAGACCCGGTTCGTGCTCAAGAAGGCGTTCGCCGCCGGCCTCAAGCCGATCGTCGTCATCAACAAGATCGACCGCCCGGACGCCCGCATCACGGACGTCCACGCGCTCATGTTCGACCTGTTCATCGAGCTGGGCGCCGACGACGACACCGCCACCTTCCCGGTCATCTACGCCAGCGGCCGGGCCGGCGTCGCCACCACCGACCTGGCCGTCGAGCCCAAGGACCTGCGCCCGCTGTTCGACGCCATCCTGAACAACGTGCCCCCGCCGGACGTGGACCAGGACGCCCCGCTCCAGATGCAGGTGATGGCGCTGCAGTACAACGAGTTCGTCGGCAAGATCGCGATCGGCAAGATCTTCGCCGGCAAGATCCGCAAGAACCAGAAGGTGTCCGTCGTCAAGCAGAAGGACGGCACCGTGTTCCCGGACACCGTCGTCCAGGTGCTGGAGTTCGAGCGGCTCGCGAAGCGGGAGGTCGAGGAGCTCCGCGCCGGCGACGTGTGCGCCGTCGTGGGCATCGACGACGCGGACATCGGCGACACCATCTGCGAGTTCGACAAGGCCCAGGCGCTGCCGCCGCTGACCATCGACGAGCCGACGCTCGACATGGTGTTCCGCGTGAACGACAGCCCGTTCGCGGGCCAGGACGGCAAGCCGATGACGAGCCGCGAGCTGCGCGACCGGCTCGAAAAGGAGCTGCAGCACAACGTCGCGCTGCGGGTCAAGCCGGGCGCCCGCGAGAGCGAGTTCATCGTGTCCGGGCGCGGGCTGCTGCACCTGGGCGTGCTGCTCGAGACGATCCGCCGCGAGGGCGGCGAGCTCGCCGTCGGCAAGCCGCAGGTGATCGTGAAGGAGATCGACGGGCACAAGCACGAGCCCTACGAGCACCTGGTCGTCGAGGTGCCCAACGACCACCAGAACTCGGTCATGCGGCTGGTGCTGGAGCGCCAGGGCGAGTTCCAGCGGATGGAGAGCCACCGCGGCATCACCCAGGTGGAGTTCCACATCCCGGCCCGGTCGCTGATCGGCCTGCGGACGCGGATGCTGACGGCCACGCAGGGCACGGCCATCATGCACCACAACTTCCTCAACTACCGCCCGCTGCGGAGCAGCGCGGCCGGGCGCGCCACCGGCGTGTACATCTCGAAGGAAACGGGCAAGGTGACCGCGTACTCGGCCGAGGACCTGACGGGCAACCTGTTCGTGTCCCCACAGGACAGCGTGTACGAGGGGCAGATCGTCGGCGAGCACGGGCGCGACAACGACATGGTGGTGAACGTGACCCGGCCGAAGCCGCTCACCAACATGCGGGCGTCCGGCAGCGACAAGGCGGCGGTCCTGAAGCCGGCGCTGAAGTTCTCGATGGAAATGGCACTGGAGTACATCGAGGACGACGAGCTGGTCGAGATCACCCCGGCGGCCGTGCGGATGCGGAAGCTGTTCCTCAAGGAAGGCGACCGCAAGCGCCAGGGCCGGAACCAGTCCTGA